A window from SAR202 cluster bacterium encodes these proteins:
- a CDS encoding acyl-CoA dehydrogenase family protein, translating to MDNLLYNETELMLAKTVQDFAQDYLAPMAPILDEREEFPMESFHRLASMGLLGITID from the coding sequence ACAACTTGCTATACAATGAAACTGAATTAATGCTCGCAAAAACAGTGCAAGACTTTGCACAAGACTATTTAGCTCCTATGGCTCCTATATTAGATGAACGTGAGGAATTCCCCATGGAAAGCTTTCATCGTCTTGCCAGTATGGGCTTACTAGGAATTACTATCGATGA